In Phaseolus vulgaris cultivar G19833 chromosome 7, P. vulgaris v2.0, whole genome shotgun sequence, the genomic stretch atccctcctggccgccgctgtctccagcaccctctgtggctggatcctggtctgggcgcgtggcctagcgggggccacgcttcccctcttctcggcgacttcactttcatcggcgatgtgagccaccgcaagtcgcctgacctcagcaaatgtggcggggtgagccctgatcaatgcctcgcaaaatggtcccggcagcacgcccttcttgaatgcgtagaccagcatctcttcgtcttttgctggcgagcggaccatctgcgccccaaaacgattcaggtagtccctgagggactctccctgatactgccttatgtcgaacagatcgtaagacaccctgggcggcgccttgttcactatgtactgctcgatgaagatcttcgaaaactgctggaagttggttatgtgacctgtaggctggctcacaaaccattccagcgccgttccctggagtgtgctcacgaacatcttacaatataCAACatctgatccccctgacaacatcatctgcgtatggaacgtggtaagatgtgcctcaggatcctccacaccggtaaaaacagccttcacatgTACCACACttgcagggataggcgtgtctgtaattgcctgagcgaaaggcatgggaaaaaTGCGAGGCGGCGtggacggcgcgacctcttcagcgactgggcgccctcgctgctcctgaagagcttggcgcaattcttcagtcactctgctaagctcatcattcctggcccgagaggcgaccaggtcctcgtgcattcttgcctgctctatacgcgaggcttccacattcacctgcagcgaacgcatgatttccaccatctgcgccatggtcatggcgccttcagcagcaacgggcgcaactggacttgaacggttgattctcatttttctcatgaaaacttgacaaatctcagagagcgatgaacaacaccttcttcagcgacgatcgattcagcgatcaatcggtcagaacttcgcgaaacttcgaaaaaacctcaagaaaacagcaaacctccacagaaacccgcaactccaccaaaaaccaacgcttcttccacgaaaatccaaacgagcaacagaactcagatctcaccgattaaaactcgcgCAAGCAGCaaaaaacctcacttcaccgaacaaaaacccaaacgaacggtggaaaatggttgcaccagcacacaaccagaAAGAAACCGaagaaacctccaagaactcactctgtggatgggaacaggttttacacggccccagggtgggcgcctgatgatcctgcctgttgaccgaaatgctggagctttgcctcgtcaaacttggatcgacttctgcgccgtgttagcctccgtccttcaccgcgatccacctcaagaacctgcaaaagacgaaacggcgccgctgcggccgatcacgctccgacgcccaagtcagcgactgaaccaccaattacttaagagtaaaactcaagaactctaaggaaccgtgaccagttctctctcagtgtactcaagactcgcaagcgtaaagaaaacaatctgaacgtgtgcgtacctcagaagttcgttggaaactcttatatacctggacactttctctctcctggcagttactcatctggacacgtggctcgcatccagctgtacacgtgccatcatctggagcatccttgacttgggcgctacttctgactcttctttggctaagttacttatgcatggtatactcagtgcatagttgccttggagcgtgatctcttctgggtggagagttcgggtgccttcgtacacaccttccctgtggtctcgccgaccgccttcatgatctgccctacttgtttcaccgtgtatgttcaagtgTGCTATCTCCCAAGcttcatcctctggccagctgggaaatgaccatctgccttcatctttggcgatgtccttgttttgGTGATCtttaatcacttggtcgcctgggttcacatctggcgacttcatcttcaacccggagCCCGCCGGTTccggtgtgctggagatcggagcacgccaacttaataactggcgactacacgagccccctgacttccttcccttctgccagccaagtgtcccatcaacacgcctatacaatagcttgatgccacgttatcacttccgactaccagggcggtacagttcCCAAGACAGATGAGATGAAAATCATTGGATCTAAGTGGGTTTTCAGAAACAAGCTGGATGAGGCCGGAGTAATTACAAGAAACAAGGCAAGgttagttgccaaaggctacaatcaagaggaaggGATTGACTATGGAGAAACCTTTGCCCCTTTTGCAAGATTGGAAGTTGTGAGGTTGCTGCTgacttttgcttgtatgagtgaattcaaactctttcaaatggatgtgaagagtgcctttctcAATGGCTTTATCAATGAAGAAGTGTATGTTGAGCAACCATCGGATTTTGaggatcatcaacatcctaatCATGTTTTTAAGCTAAAAAAGGCATttatgggcttaagcaagctccaaggcagtggtatgagaggcttagcagtTTCCTTTTgtcacatggttatgaaagaggaatgattgaccaaactctcttcatcaagaagtcaaattctgaaattatcctagtgcaaatctatgttgataacatcatctttggtgctacccAAGATTGTatatgtgaagaatttgtggcagcTATGCAAgttgagtttgaaatgtctatgatgggggagctttctttctttcttggattgcaggtcaaGCAAACAAATGATGGAATTTTTCTATGCCAatcaaaatatttcaaagaaattctcaagaaatttgaaatgaaaaGTTGTAAGGAAGCTAGCACACCTATGCCTTCAAGCTGTTATATGGATGCAGATGTTGCTAgaaaaggggtagatcaaacTAAATACAGAGGTTTAATTGGTTCATTACTCTATCTCACAGCAAGTAGACCAGATATCATGTTTGACgaatgtctttgtgcaagatatcaagcaaatccaaaggaatctcaCTTCAAAGTTGTAAAAAGAATTcttaaatatctcaaaggaacaactAATGTTGGTCTATgatatccttctcactctcctatacacttaatttgttattcagattctgattttgcagggtgtaagctggacagaaaaagcacaagtggcacttgtcatcttcttggatcAAGCCAAATCTCTTGGCATagtaagaagcaagcttgtgtagctctttctaCTACAGAGGCTGAATACATTGCTGCTGGgagctgttgtgcacaaatactttggcttaaacaacaacttgcaaattttggattgaaaatcagcaaggttccattactttgtgacaacacaagtgctataaatctcaccaaaaatcagattcagcactcaagaactaagcacattgagattcgtcatcacttcatacgagatcatgtgaacaatggagattgtgaaGTGAAAttcattaaaacaaaattgCAATTGGCTGATATATTCACAAAACCTCTaccaaaagaaaggtttttcttcttaagaaatgagttaggcattCTTGACTCTCACAATCTctcttaaactattttttttttaattcttagagtctatttgtgaagacaaatagggggagaattgattGGTTTTTGTGTTGTCTGCTCCTTATAATGTGTTTCAAACTGTTAAATCTCACCAATTTCTGAAATTGAAACTGTTTTCTACTTCTGTTGacagaaacaaccggttgtttgtctGATACAGTGTTTAGTAAATGTGCTTTTCTAACCTGCTGCTATAGATACTTTGTATTGCATACATTTTGTTTTGCAataactgcttcagattcaaacaaagtccaacacaagcaaccagggatttgtcttcatcaaatagggggagattgtggatcaagagtgatcaaaggctttgaagaatccaaatccatgtgtttgatgcaaggctgaagttgctgctgtgtttaggatagtatctgggtagtttaaatgtgtaatccactctttgttgaatctaaagctaatgtgttttaaaacctttttaagtttaaagtgtttttcaaactaagtgaaaaacaacccgttgttttgtcgaaacaaccgattgttttactcttaggtgtttttgaaaaggttgaaaattgttttggttggttgacttgttgtcacactaaaacaatcgattgtttcgtagtttcaatcgattgttttctttgaaaatcctaacaaaattatgttttgttagttgagtgtgctttaaatgattttcaactgaatacgctcctctattaaatgctttgaccaatctttgaaagatataaatagtttgtttatgttttataacaaacaagaaaaacagatttgagttttttagttatgaaagattgctttcatgttttgaacattcacatcaagctttggtttttctcaagagagagtggaataggattacatctgtattgatttcagattgttctgtaaacaagtgtaattcgttctgaatattctgtaaattctggtgttgttgccaaggagtgttatGTGCTCTTGAGGTGATCAAGATCAatattcttggtgtgtgttatGCCaaagagagtgtgtttcttgaagggttcaaagtcacttctttggtggtttgtgtgtaatctgttttgattgcttagtggattgcccaatggcttctgggaactggatgtagcttttggtttaagagtgaaccagtataaactgtttgtgtatctctttcttcccttaaactcatttaaattcagttgttattcctttgctggtataaacaactaattgtttcgaagaaacaattgattgtttttctagtgctttgctgttttgtgcttaatatcttggctaactgcatttctgattgagtttcatacaaaggattttgttctagctgaaaaagttttcaaaaacccctcttaaacaattcacccccctcttgtttaaggccatatattctaacactttcaaattcaaatagCATAACACAAGCaaatcagggatttgtcttcatcaaataggaggagattgttgaacataGGCTTTAATGTCTCCAAAAACAAGAAGATTACTTGAAGACTTTGTTGTTGCGTGTGTGTGGAGGTTTtgtgtagtttgaatttgtaaatccACTCATTGATTTGATCCAAGGTTTCTTAATTCAAGTTCTTTTGAAAAAAgatgttttctaaagaaagtggaaaatcaacctgttgaattGTCGTTTCAACtgtttgttttacacttagtgttttttaaaagaatttgaaaaggcttgaaattggttgactttgctgtcaagccAATTCCACCAATTGTTTTgtgttttcaatcggttgatttttgaaaattcttaaCATAATTTAGTTGGACTGATTTAATCTGttatgtttgttttaaaactgatttggctttgttattaaatgtttttaacaactgattggagtatatataatatgttttaCGCTCTTAATTGTTATTGGTTCCATGAGAATACTTTCAAATCATGATTTTCCaagattgcttcaagctttggattctttctaagagtggaatatgattacTTTGTACTTCTTCTATTCAATCTGTGATTGTATGAGGTGTTATCATTCCTTTTCTCTCTTGACCATTGTATTTTTGTAAGAACTATTGGTGTGCAGATTCAAAGGTGTTTTGAATTTTGTGGTGTGATTACCAAAGGTGGGGTGTGTTCTTGAtgggttcaagatcaccactttggtgtgtgtgttgtaatcaaagtgtttgattgcttagtggaatactCAAATGTTTTCTgcggactggatgtagctcttggctaatagtgaaccagtataaatttctTATGTGAATCTTTCTGTCCCTTATctttttaaatctgtttttgctTGAAGTTTATAACTGttgctataaacaaccgattgttttgcaaaaacaaccggttgattttctgctgTTAG encodes the following:
- the LOC137829106 gene encoding uncharacterized mitochondrial protein AtMg00810-like, which gives rise to MIDQTLFIKKSNSEIILVQIYVDNIIFGATQDCICEEFVAAMQVEFEMSMMGELSFFLGLQVKQTNDGIFLCQSKYFKEILKKFEMKSCKEASTPMPSSCYMDADVARKGVDQTKYRGLIGSLLYLTASRPDIMFDECLCARYQANPKESHFKVGVSWTEKAQVALVIFLDQAKSLGIVRSKLV